Proteins encoded by one window of Planktothrix tepida PCC 9214:
- the purQ gene encoding phosphoribosylformylglycinamidine synthase subunit PurQ, with translation MKFGVIVFPGSNCDRDVAWVTQGLLGQPTRMIWHEDTDLSDIDVVVIPGGFSYGDYLRCGAIARFSPVMRSTIEHANQGKFVLGICNGFQVLTEAGLLPGALVRNRDLHFICESVPLTVVNNNISWTSEYKTGEVINLPIAHGEGCYYADENTLAELEENHQVLFRYGTDKTPKPEENPNGSLNNIAGICNRQGNVLGMMPHPERASDPMLGNTDGIKLFKTLLH, from the coding sequence ATGAAATTTGGGGTTATTGTTTTTCCGGGTTCTAATTGCGATCGAGATGTGGCTTGGGTAACTCAAGGATTATTGGGACAACCGACCCGCATGATTTGGCATGAAGATACGGATTTATCGGATATTGATGTGGTGGTGATTCCGGGGGGGTTTAGTTATGGGGATTATTTGCGTTGTGGTGCGATCGCACGGTTTTCTCCTGTGATGCGTTCAACAATTGAACACGCCAACCAAGGTAAATTTGTCCTAGGAATTTGTAACGGATTTCAAGTGTTAACGGAAGCAGGATTATTACCCGGTGCGTTAGTCAGAAATCGGGATTTACATTTTATTTGTGAGTCTGTTCCGTTGACGGTGGTTAATAATAATATTAGTTGGACTTCTGAATATAAAACGGGAGAAGTTATCAATTTACCCATTGCTCATGGGGAAGGGTGTTATTATGCCGATGAAAACACTTTAGCAGAATTAGAAGAAAATCACCAAGTTTTATTCCGCTATGGAACGGATAAAACTCCAAAACCCGAAGAAAATCCTAACGGTTCTTTAAATAATATTGCTGGAATTTGTAACCGTCAAGGCAACGTTTTAGGAATGATGCCCCACCCAGAACGTGCCTCTGATCCAATGTTAGGAAATACTGACGGAATTAAATTGTTTAAAACCTTATTGCATTAG
- the purS gene encoding phosphoribosylformylglycinamidine synthase subunit PurS, which yields MTHHYQARIYITLRPSVLDPQGVAVKSGIQHLGYDNVEQVRIGKYIEMTLSATDEAEARTQLDRICDQVLANPVIEIYRFDLTEVASVTA from the coding sequence GTGACCCATCACTACCAAGCTAGAATTTATATTACCCTCCGTCCTTCTGTTCTTGATCCTCAAGGCGTGGCGGTCAAATCCGGCATTCAACATCTGGGATATGACAATGTTGAACAGGTGCGAATTGGTAAATATATAGAAATGACGCTTTCTGCAACCGATGAAGCGGAAGCGAGAACTCAGCTTGACCGTATTTGCGATCAAGTGTTGGCAAATCCTGTGATTGAAATTTATCGATTTGATCTAACGGAGGTTGCATCTGTTACAGCTTGA
- a CDS encoding alpha-amylase family glycosyl hydrolase — translation MSNTVFPPQTTSPKEEVSSLEAQSEIQELVQEHKAEFDIDLEFLYTRDIEFRQETIYFIVVDRFYDGDPNNSEGPNPELYDSQQQDWGKYWGGDLQGVIDKLDYLKNLGVTAIWLTPLFEQIEDLFCETAAVHGYWTSDFKRLNPRFIGKDENPSLNATQDTRHTTFDRLIEELHSRNMKLILDIVCNHSNPDISGKKGILYDDGVKIADFNNDEKNWYHHYGEVTNWEDEWQVMNCELSGLATFNENNIEYRNYIKSAIKQWLDRGVDALRVDTVKHMPIWFWQEFNADIKTYRPDVFIFGEWIYSSPEQDRSVEFANESGMSILDFGFCVAIRRALGAFEEAGFHLIQDVLDLDHRYYSSTELITFIDNHDMHRFQTLNPDPEILRMAIALIMTSRGIPCVYYGTEQFLHNDTNGDGNPYGNNDPYNRPMMENWDTDSPLYREIRLLSGLRRLNPAVSLGSQWQKYITPDVYCYVRRYRDCLLFVAMNRGETVTLEEVETELNDGEHTDVMSKNKYEVKDGKIYNLELASKQVIVLSQVGERLKAQTIVRVQLNGIQTQPGERVVVIGDCPELGNWDIAHAYPLEYINTNTWFGEIPFNESAGKLINYKYAILREGTSPLRENLVSRRWVIANEGIVKWRDLWASGRES, via the coding sequence ATGTCAAATACAGTCTTTCCTCCCCAAACCACATCCCCCAAAGAAGAAGTTTCTAGCCTCGAAGCTCAAAGTGAAATTCAGGAACTTGTTCAAGAACATAAGGCGGAATTTGATATTGATTTAGAGTTTCTTTATACCCGTGATATTGAATTTCGCCAAGAAACGATTTATTTTATTGTTGTAGATCGATTTTATGACGGTGATCCCAATAATAGCGAAGGCCCTAATCCTGAACTTTATGATTCACAACAACAAGATTGGGGAAAATATTGGGGAGGTGATTTACAAGGAGTTATTGATAAACTTGATTATTTAAAAAACTTAGGAGTAACTGCAATTTGGTTAACGCCTTTATTTGAACAAATCGAAGATTTATTCTGTGAAACGGCGGCAGTTCATGGCTATTGGACAAGCGATTTTAAACGATTAAATCCCCGTTTTATTGGTAAAGATGAAAACCCCTCTCTGAATGCAACTCAAGACACCCGCCACACAACTTTTGATCGCTTAATCGAAGAACTCCATAGCCGCAATATGAAGTTGATTTTAGATATTGTGTGTAATCATAGTAACCCCGATATTAGTGGAAAAAAAGGAATTTTATATGATGATGGAGTCAAAATTGCAGATTTTAATAATGATGAGAAGAACTGGTATCATCATTACGGAGAAGTCACAAACTGGGAAGATGAATGGCAAGTCATGAATTGTGAATTGTCAGGATTAGCCACCTTTAATGAAAATAATATTGAATACCGAAATTATATCAAATCTGCCATTAAACAATGGTTAGATCGAGGAGTTGATGCGTTACGGGTTGATACGGTTAAACATATGCCAATTTGGTTTTGGCAGGAATTTAACGCCGATATTAAAACCTACAGACCTGATGTTTTTATCTTTGGCGAGTGGATTTATTCGAGTCCAGAACAAGATCGATCTGTGGAATTTGCAAATGAGTCTGGAATGTCGATTTTAGACTTTGGATTTTGTGTTGCAATTCGTCGAGCATTAGGCGCATTTGAAGAAGCCGGATTTCACTTAATTCAAGATGTTTTAGATTTAGATCATCGCTATTATAGTTCAACGGAATTGATTACATTTATTGACAACCATGATATGCACCGATTCCAAACGTTAAATCCTGATCCTGAAATTTTGCGAATGGCGATCGCTTTAATTATGACATCTCGTGGCATTCCGTGTGTTTATTATGGCACAGAACAATTCCTCCATAATGATACCAATGGAGACGGAAATCCTTATGGAAATAATGACCCCTATAATCGTCCGATGATGGAAAATTGGGATACGGATTCTCCCCTTTATCGAGAGATTCGATTATTATCCGGTTTACGACGTTTAAATCCAGCCGTATCATTAGGAAGTCAATGGCAAAAATATATTACGCCGGATGTTTATTGTTATGTTCGTCGCTATCGAGATTGTCTGTTATTTGTAGCAATGAATCGCGGAGAAACGGTAACTCTTGAAGAAGTCGAAACCGAGTTAAATGATGGAGAACATACGGATGTCATGTCTAAGAATAAATATGAAGTCAAAGACGGAAAAATTTATAACCTAGAACTCGCTTCTAAACAAGTAATTGTTTTGTCTCAAGTTGGGGAACGTTTAAAAGCACAAACCATTGTTCGAGTCCAATTAAACGGAATTCAAACTCAACCCGGAGAACGAGTAGTTGTCATTGGGGATTGTCCTGAATTAGGGAATTGGGATATTGCCCACGCTTACCCCTTAGAATATATCAATACTAACACTTGGTTTGGGGAAATTCCTTTTAATGAAAGTGCTGGAAAATTGATTAATTATAAATATGCAATTTTACGAGAAGGAACATCCCCATTACGCGAAAATTTAGTATCTCGTCGTTGGGTTATTGCCAATGAAGGTATTGTTAAATGGCGGGATCTTTGGGCATCAGGACGAGAATCATAA
- a CDS encoding heme-binding protein: MMASLPDGFPQPTPVGVIEVKQYPAYRGVTYLHQGDLTQATRRAFNPLFQHISSNNISMTTPVEARYLQESESINQAEVSFLYSHPEITPQQIQSDVNVTDTPTMKVVSIGIQGAYTWESYQIHLQRLKNWLKQHPEYEIIGSPRRLFYNSPMTPENLKYSEVQIPIC, encoded by the coding sequence ATTATGGCTTCTTTACCAGACGGATTTCCACAACCCACTCCTGTTGGAGTGATTGAAGTTAAACAATATCCCGCTTATCGAGGGGTAACCTATTTACATCAAGGGGATTTAACTCAAGCCACTCGCAGGGCATTTAATCCCCTATTTCAACATATTAGTAGCAACAATATTTCCATGACAACCCCTGTAGAAGCTCGGTATTTACAGGAGTCTGAATCTATCAATCAAGCCGAGGTTTCTTTCCTCTATTCTCATCCTGAAATTACCCCTCAACAAATACAATCTGATGTCAATGTCACCGATACCCCAACAATGAAAGTAGTGAGTATTGGTATCCAAGGTGCTTATACTTGGGAAAGTTATCAAATCCATTTACAACGGTTAAAAAATTGGTTAAAACAACATCCTGAATATGAAATTATCGGTTCTCCTCGTCGATTATTTTATAACTCTCCGATGACCCCTGAAAATTTAAAATATAGTGAGGTGCAAATTCCAATTTGTTAA
- a CDS encoding NADPH-dependent FMN reductase yields the protein MANPPKILAFAGSAKEASFNKKLVQIAAAGAKAAGAEVTYIDLRNLPMPLFDEDLEAQQGIPATVREFKDLMLAHQGLLIACPEYNSSITPLLKNAIDWASRPEPNLPGLACFNNKVAALMSASPGGFGGMRGLVHVRAILESIGVLVIPEQRSISKAFETFNEDGNLKDSQQQQDVENLGAKVASLLMKLSA from the coding sequence ATGGCAAATCCCCCCAAAATTCTCGCGTTTGCTGGCAGTGCTAAGGAAGCCTCCTTTAATAAAAAGTTAGTTCAAATTGCCGCAGCCGGGGCAAAAGCAGCCGGGGCAGAAGTGACTTATATTGATTTGCGGAATTTACCGATGCCCTTATTTGATGAAGATTTAGAAGCGCAACAAGGAATTCCCGCAACTGTTCGTGAATTTAAAGATTTAATGTTAGCTCACCAAGGCTTATTAATTGCCTGTCCTGAGTATAATAGTTCAATTACACCCTTATTAAAAAACGCCATTGATTGGGCATCTCGTCCTGAACCTAATTTACCCGGATTAGCTTGTTTTAACAATAAAGTTGCAGCCCTTATGAGTGCATCTCCTGGGGGGTTTGGAGGAATGCGGGGATTAGTTCATGTTCGGGCAATTTTAGAAAGTATTGGGGTGTTAGTTATTCCTGAACAACGTTCAATTTCTAAGGCGTTTGAAACCTTTAATGAAGATGGCAATTTGAAAGATTCCCAACAACAGCAGGATGTTGAAAATTTAGGGGCAAAAGTAGCAAGTTTATTAATGAAACTTTCAGCTTAA
- a CDS encoding thermonuclease family protein, with protein sequence MGTRIKNLQVTRVVDGDTIKVLLNDKREFLRLDCVDTEEILNHDSKPRTNAGIAAAEMAQQYFTNEHGFLTQVDIEFDGNEPAEVCLEKYRDHHGRLICYVHKYGENFNLKLIKEGWSPYYIKYGYSRLYHQEMMEAEAEAQAYNRMIWNPQTNEHSGFRNYTILMPWWSLRASIVDDFRRYGQPNGVLSVRLDYPKILLAAMKQQWVTIFCDLQEGITKWIGNSAIIHTGTKDHNLKLWIPEATDGKYAPLVYLINKRYTGLGRGYIYVSGQVTMYRDKPEITLTSLQQLSDFCPIFQTASSTNSPTFIYNKTQT encoded by the coding sequence GTGGGAACTCGAATTAAGAACTTACAAGTAACAAGAGTCGTGGATGGAGACACTATCAAAGTGTTACTCAATGATAAGCGGGAATTTTTAAGACTCGATTGTGTCGATACGGAAGAAATACTCAACCATGATTCTAAACCTCGAACTAATGCCGGAATTGCTGCGGCAGAAATGGCACAACAATATTTTACAAATGAACATGGTTTTTTAACCCAAGTTGATATTGAATTTGATGGCAATGAACCCGCAGAAGTCTGTTTAGAAAAATATCGAGATCATCACGGACGATTAATTTGTTATGTTCATAAATATGGGGAAAACTTTAATTTAAAATTAATTAAGGAAGGGTGGAGTCCTTATTATATTAAATATGGATATTCTCGCTTATATCATCAAGAAATGATGGAAGCTGAAGCCGAAGCCCAAGCTTATAATCGCATGATTTGGAATCCTCAAACCAATGAACACAGTGGGTTTAGAAACTATACAATTTTAATGCCTTGGTGGTCATTAAGAGCTTCAATTGTAGATGATTTTCGTCGCTATGGACAACCCAATGGCGTGTTATCCGTGCGTTTAGATTATCCTAAAATTTTACTCGCCGCCATGAAACAACAATGGGTGACTATTTTCTGTGATTTACAGGAGGGAATTACCAAATGGATCGGGAATAGTGCTATTATTCATACGGGAACAAAAGACCACAATTTGAAATTATGGATTCCTGAAGCCACCGATGGAAAATATGCTCCCCTCGTTTATTTAATTAATAAACGATATACCGGGTTAGGACGCGGCTATATTTATGTCAGTGGACAGGTGACGATGTATCGAGATAAACCCGAAATCACGTTAACCAGTTTGCAACAATTATCGGATTTTTGTCCGATTTTTCAGACCGCAAGTTCGACAAATTCCCCGACTTTCATTTACAATAAAACCCAGACCTGA
- a CDS encoding PH domain-containing protein — protein sequence MFKNIAADALGISDIGAVIKPADYNKVDTDDYIIHEEGEKIYFLIKSKTDEYCFTNRALIHLDGTSAMSKKRLLHRYNYSHHIIKNVKLETAGTLDMDIEIKFTMGEYSYSIDVGKAFIEKLKDLYKALIKISEIQQENAIHYEYAKTSLNTATNAVNRSTTTSALEEQFKAINQYAFQWLEQAHKTYVRKEFGDIFEKFINT from the coding sequence ATGTTCAAAAATATTGCGGCGGATGCTTTGGGTATAAGTGATATTGGTGCTGTCATCAAACCCGCAGACTATAACAAAGTAGATACCGATGATTATATCATCCATGAAGAAGGGGAAAAAATCTATTTTCTAATTAAGTCAAAAACCGATGAATATTGCTTTACTAATCGCGCTTTGATTCATCTGGATGGTACTTCTGCTATGAGCAAAAAACGCTTGCTTCACCGCTATAATTACAGTCACCATATTATTAAAAATGTGAAGCTGGAAACGGCGGGAACTTTGGATATGGACATTGAAATTAAATTTACGATGGGTGAGTATTCCTATTCTATTGATGTTGGTAAAGCTTTTATTGAAAAACTTAAAGACTTGTATAAAGCATTAATTAAAATTTCAGAAATTCAACAGGAAAACGCGATTCATTATGAATATGCTAAAACCAGCTTAAATACAGCAACAAACGCCGTTAACCGTTCGACAACTACCTCCGCTTTAGAAGAACAATTTAAAGCCATTAACCAGTATGCTTTTCAGTGGCTCGAACAAGCTCATAAAACTTATGTTCGGAAAGAATTTGGCGATATTTTTGAGAAATTTATTAACACTTAA
- a CDS encoding hybrid sensor histidine kinase/response regulator, with the protein MMTIDRADKTQGSRQIPLRLVLIVPFVLQIVGAVGLVGFLSYRSGQKAVEDMATSLMLEIGDRIEQNLNSYLNAPEQVAQTNASLIRQGILDYQNLPRLKTHFAQQLQIFSSVSNVLISNERKDFLEVLRHTSDQLTVRILNTSKSKNFYRYRADITGKTHQLLQIRTDYNPHNDPPGGKPWYVTARETKMGNWGIFVSLSQGKDHPVLVVSYTLPFYNNGGEFQGVVSAGIYLIQFGDFLQHLKIGNTGKAFLIDKQGQMIANSINEVPFITTAKSELSQNVNANSRRLKATASNNQLIRLTSQYLTDHFKLQDIQKIQKFNLSIDGQKYFVQVFPVNKQNLSWLTVIVIPESDFMEHIQENAHLTIVLCGLTLAIATIIGILTARWITKPILQLTQASEDLALGEWQNFDQDNELIEAKSVTEISTLAKSFKIMAHQLQTAFETLENRVQERTAELVIAKEKAEIANQAKSAFIANMSHELRSPLNAILGFSQLMLRTPNLPYEEYENAAIIQRSGEYLLSLINNVLDFAKIEAGKTTLNKKDFDLYQLLDDLEDLLYLRAINARLELIFDRGKNLPHYIYTDGIKLRQILLNLLGNAIKFTVKGEVILTINATKNKENENYILNFTIRDTGVGISPSEITKLFEAFSQTESGREAQEGTGLGLAISRQFVQLMGGDITVESELGKGTTFKFFLEVQLGKEIHSSEGETRQVLALVPNQPTYKILTVDDKPINRQLLIKLLTPLGFEVKQASNGQEAIEIWQQWQPHLIFMDMRMPIMDGYEATKYIKSTTQGNATAIIALTASVLEEEKAITLSAGCDDFMRKPFKEYTIFETLTKHLGIKYIYKNRTDGKSQTGGIINELPRLTTEQFQIMPQEWVLRLYQAVLEADEQQIMRLILEIPETETSFAKSLTKLVRQFQFEQIIDLIEPLVGDSN; encoded by the coding sequence ATGATGACTATTGATCGCGCCGATAAAACCCAAGGATCTCGACAAATTCCCCTGAGATTAGTGTTAATTGTCCCCTTTGTCCTGCAAATTGTAGGCGCAGTGGGATTAGTTGGTTTTCTCTCCTATCGTAGTGGACAAAAAGCGGTGGAAGATATGGCAACATCTTTGATGTTAGAAATCGGCGATCGCATTGAACAAAACTTAAACAGCTATCTTAATGCACCCGAACAAGTTGCTCAAACGAATGCTTCTCTCATCCGTCAAGGAATTTTAGATTACCAAAATTTACCCAGACTAAAAACACACTTTGCCCAACAATTACAAATTTTTTCTAGTGTTAGTAATGTATTAATTTCTAACGAACGGAAAGACTTTTTAGAAGTTTTACGGCATACATCCGATCAACTGACTGTTAGAATTTTGAATACTTCAAAAAGTAAAAACTTCTATCGTTACCGAGCAGATATCACAGGGAAAACCCATCAGTTACTACAGATTAGAACCGATTATAATCCCCATAATGACCCACCCGGAGGTAAGCCTTGGTACGTTACGGCACGGGAAACCAAGATGGGAAATTGGGGCATTTTTGTCAGTTTATCACAGGGAAAAGATCATCCAGTTCTGGTCGTTTCCTATACCCTACCATTTTATAATAACGGCGGAGAATTTCAAGGGGTGGTTAGTGCAGGTATATATCTGATTCAGTTTGGAGATTTTCTCCAACATCTAAAAATTGGGAACACAGGCAAAGCATTTTTAATAGATAAACAAGGGCAAATGATTGCCAATTCTATTAATGAAGTCCCATTTATAACGACCGCTAAAAGTGAATTATCCCAAAATGTTAATGCGAATTCCCGGCGATTAAAAGCAACAGCTAGTAATAATCAACTGATTCGATTAACCTCTCAATATTTAACAGATCACTTTAAATTACAAGATATTCAAAAAATTCAAAAATTTAATTTATCAATTGATGGTCAGAAATATTTTGTGCAGGTTTTTCCGGTAAACAAACAAAATTTAAGCTGGCTAACCGTTATTGTTATTCCTGAATCTGACTTCATGGAACATATTCAGGAAAATGCCCATTTGACAATTGTATTATGTGGTCTAACTCTTGCTATTGCCACAATCATTGGTATTCTGACTGCTCGATGGATTACTAAACCGATTTTACAATTAACTCAAGCCAGTGAGGATTTAGCATTAGGGGAATGGCAAAACTTTGACCAAGACAATGAGCTAATAGAAGCTAAAAGTGTTACAGAAATATCAACTCTAGCTAAATCTTTTAAGATTATGGCTCATCAGTTACAAACTGCTTTTGAAACCTTAGAAAATCGAGTTCAAGAAAGAACAGCAGAGTTAGTGATTGCTAAAGAAAAAGCGGAAATAGCCAATCAAGCGAAAAGTGCTTTTATTGCGAATATGAGCCATGAATTGCGAAGTCCACTTAATGCTATTTTAGGTTTTTCGCAGTTAATGTTACGTACCCCAAATTTACCTTATGAAGAATATGAAAATGCGGCAATTATTCAAAGAAGTGGGGAATATTTATTAAGTTTAATTAATAATGTCTTAGATTTTGCTAAGATTGAAGCTGGTAAAACTACTCTAAATAAAAAGGATTTTGATCTCTATCAATTGTTAGATGATTTAGAAGATTTGTTATATTTAAGGGCGATTAATGCCAGGTTAGAATTAATCTTTGATCGCGGTAAAAACTTGCCTCATTATATTTATACAGATGGCATAAAATTACGACAAATTTTGCTGAATTTATTAGGAAATGCTATTAAATTTACTGTCAAAGGTGAGGTCATTCTAACCATTAATGCCACAAAAAATAAAGAAAATGAAAACTATATTTTAAATTTTACGATTAGGGATACAGGTGTGGGTATTTCTCCATCAGAAATCACTAAATTATTTGAAGCTTTTAGTCAAACAGAATCAGGACGAGAAGCACAAGAAGGAACCGGGTTAGGATTAGCTATTAGTCGTCAATTTGTGCAGTTAATGGGGGGAGATATTACTGTTGAAAGTGAATTAGGAAAAGGGACAACTTTTAAATTTTTCCTTGAGGTACAATTAGGCAAAGAAATACACAGTAGTGAGGGAGAAACACGGCAGGTTTTAGCCCTTGTACCGAATCAACCGACTTACAAAATCTTGACAGTAGATGATAAACCGATTAACCGACAATTATTGATTAAATTACTCACACCTTTAGGATTTGAGGTGAAACAAGCCAGTAATGGACAAGAAGCTATAGAAATTTGGCAACAATGGCAACCTCACTTAATTTTTATGGATATGAGAATGCCTATCATGGATGGTTATGAAGCCACTAAATATATTAAATCAACAACTCAAGGTAATGCAACCGCGATTATTGCTTTAACTGCGAGTGTTTTAGAAGAAGAAAAAGCGATTACTCTGTCGGCTGGCTGTGACGATTTTATGCGTAAACCCTTTAAAGAATATACCATTTTTGAAACTTTAACCAAGCATTTAGGAATCAAATATATTTATAAAAATAGGACAGATGGCAAGAGTCAAACAGGAGGAATAATTAATGAATTACCCCGACTCACTACAGAACAATTCCAAATAATGCCCCAAGAATGGGTACTGAGATTATATCAAGCCGTTCTGGAAGCAGATGAGCAGCAAATCATGAGATTAATCTTAGAAATTCCCGAAACTGAAACTTCTTTTGCTAAAAGCTTGACTAAACTGGTGCGTCAATTCCAATTTGAGCAAATTATTGATTTAATAGAACCTCTTGTTGGGGATTCTAATTAA